The DNA window GATGATAGGGTCTAGTTTTTTTTCCTCTGAACATAAGCATGTTGAGTTACTCTATCATGTCTGAAATTTTACCTTTAATTAAACCAATAATATCATATCATTATCAAATAATTCTAACACATGGGACAAAACATGCAAAATCAAACAAACGAAGCATATCAATTAAATTCGAAAGTTAACTTTCGTAATAGGCAAAACCAGAAAAAACGCAGTACAAGAACACATAAAACCCTTATGCTCAAAACTTTAAAAAATCTTTATTCATGCATCAAAAATCAATCAATTATGATTTTATCTATAATCTAATGAATCATAAACAACCTATTTAGATAATGTATTCATCACAAaccaaaaaaaggaagaaaatgaaaaaacttATCAAATTGTGAGAAAACTTGAAAAATGAGAAACCTTAATTGAATGAAGTGGTGTGGATGTTGAGTGATGCCGTAGGTTTGAATGCAATGAAATAAAAGTAACgagaaagcttgaaaaatgatggAAATGAAGTTTGCTCACGCGATTTATTTTGGGTTTTGAGTAAATTTTCTGAAATGAACAAAGAAGAGGGAAGGTCTGACGTGTTATATAAATCAAACAGATCTAGAACTTAGCCTCCATACGAACATTAACCTCCGTAAAAATATGAACATTAACCTTCTAATTTTTCAGCTTTATTCTTGCATGAATTTGAGACTTGATTGTGGTTACATTTTTGGTACATCTTGAGGTTAAGTTCtagattttataaatattattgatTTTTCACTAGGATGTGTGAGCACCATTAAAAACACAAAGAGTAATGCCCCGAAGCTTAGACAATCAAATGAGAAACATATCATCATATTTTTAAAAGTCATTTCCGCAATAAGAAAAACCTAATCCTCTTGCCCATTTTGTAACCCATTTTTACCAATTTTCTATCGGTTTTTCAGTTGGCACACAAATTCTTTGTTTGAATggtttttagaattatttagatCAAACTCATGTTCGTTTCCCAATCTAACCGATTGAATTGGCTAGTTCGACTCGATTTTGATGatcttaaatataataatatgcataatttatatagAATTATTACTTGTTGTGTATAAATGTTTGTATATTAAGTATAAGTAAAAATAAATGTCGAACACTTTATAAATAAGGATCCATAAACCTAATAtcaagattttaattaaaataatatatcaaaCTCATTTTATGTGATTGTTTAAAGTTTAATACGATGATTATCAGACTTCCTCACCATCCATTAATAAACAcattcaaaattatatttttgtattCCAAAAATGGTATAATATTAATAAGAGGTATACTTCTTTAATAAAATAATGAAcatgtaaaaaaattattaaaaaaaaacttataatttaaaacaaaataatgttTCAAAAGGATATTAGAGACTAGAGAGAGCATTGTAGGCATAAATCCTCCAATATTGAGTTAgacaatccatatttcttttcaAATCCATTTAGCAAAATTAATATGAATCATCTGACTAATATCATATGGTTGAGATTGCTTGAATATGTGGTTAATCTAACCTTACAAAATCTAGATTTGATCCTTAGATGTTGTGTTTTTCACACTACATTTTGGCCTCTagttaaaaatgaaaaagaacaaACCTATCAATGTCATGTTCATACACCATATGAAAACATTATATAAACAAGATTATATCATATACTATAGTACATAATTTCCCCTGCATTATTCTCTATACTCACCAAAATGAAGAAACAATGTTGCAAAGAATCTGAAACAAATCAAAACCAACAACTATCATTGGATTATTGTTGTTGGTTTGAAGATGCATGCATCCTTGACATGGATTACTTTGTCAAAACTCTTTCAAACATCAAACAAAAAGGCGTTCGCGCTGATTTAATCGGTTCAATCATCACTCACTATGCTTCCAAATGGCTCCCCGATCTCGAAGCTTCAAATGCAAATGCAAATGCAAATGCTAGTTCTAATGCTAATTCGCCCGAAAGTGCGACAACATCATGGATCAAGAAAAGATTCTTTGTTGAAACCTTAATCAGTGTTCTTCCACCCGACAAAGATTCAATCCCATGCAACTTCCTTCTCCGGTTACTAAGAACGGCGAACATGGTTTCTGTCGAGGCTACTTATCGAACGGAGCTTGAGAATCGAGTTTCATGGCAGTTAGATCAAGCTTCATTGAAAGAACTCATGATACCTTCTTTTAGTCATACATGTGGAACTCTTTTGGATGTTGAGCTTGTTATTAGATTGGTTAAGAGGTTTCTGAACTTGGATCATGATGGTTCGAAAACCGGTGCTGCTTCTTTGGTTAAGGTTGCTAAGTTGGTTGATTGTTACCTTGCTGAGGTTGGTTTGGATTCTAATTTGAGTTTGTCTCAATTTGTTTCACTTGCTGCTGCTCTTCCTACTCATGCAAGAGCTACTGATGATGGTTTGTATAGAGCCATTGATACTTATCTTAAAGTATGTTTTCTTTCTTATCTTTCTAATTAGTTTcatgttaattttcttgattAGTAAAGTTAATTACTCCGAAAAAAACAAGTTTCAAGAGTAAAATTCATTCTGAATATCCTAGAAAGTGTTCTTGTGTGGCGACCAGCACGGTCACCGGTACACCAGACGCTCTGATATGATATGTGTCTGTAAGATTCAAATTCTCTGTAGTCAGGAAGTCGCTAAATTAAAGATCAGACATTTTTTTATTCTAATATATCAAGATTCACATGCAATTGTTTCACAGCAAAAGTCCAAAACTAGATAGGACATGAATCATAAAGCTATAGTTGTAAATTGTTACCAACATTTGGCTTTTTTCTCTTGTCCATATCTTAGCTTGGCCTTTCCTTCATTATAGATATGTTTAATTATTAGTTGTTGCCAAAAAGCActtcaatttccttctaaatTCGAGTAATATTCTATTTATCAGTAGGCTATCGATGGTCATTTGATCCTGATCGGATGGTGTATTACAGATTTAAATCTAAAATACCGAGTTTAAAATTATGACTATCTCCGTCTGGTATTGGATACATGGAATTCTAACTACATGCAATACAAATCCATTTAGTCGGGTCGTATTTCATCTGATTTGAGAGTGTCaacttatatatttttgttataggTGCATCCAAGTGTGTCGAAGCAAGAAAGGAAGGGACTGTGTAGACTAATTGATAGCAGGAAACTCACACCGGAAGCCTCACTTCATGCAGCACAAAACGAACGGTTACCTGTGAGAGCTGTTATTCAGGTACTTTTCACCGAGCAAACGAAACTCAATCGCCACATTGATTGGAGTACTTCTTTCAGTAGCTTGAGGAGTCCGAGTGGATATCACGGTGTGTTGGAGACACCAGAACGGTCTCTTTCAAAGCGCGAAATGAATGCGCAGCAAATGGAGATAAAGAAACTGAAGGAAGATGTTCGCAGGCTGCAGAGTCAGTGCAATGCTATGCAAGCGCAGATGGATAAGATGGCTGAGAAGAAGAAAGGTTTCTTCAAATGGAAGAAACTTGGTTTTAGTAAAAGCAACGGAGAGACGGGGAACGTTGAAATAAATGAAACTCAGACTGAATTTGGATTCGGAAGGCAAACACCTATGGACATGAAAACTAGAGTTGTTGTCAAAGGTAGGACTCCTCAAAACTGGAGAAAATCACTGTCATGAAAGAGAAGCGCTGTCATGTGAATAACAGATTAAAAAAATAAGCTGTTATATTATAAGTCTGTTTGATGGAGTTAAGACTTTGGAAATAATATAAGATCGAGACTATTCTGTTCTGTACTCAAACAACCAAGATCATTTTTCGGCTTGTAATTCTTATAAAAGGAATGATTGAATAAGGAAAGTATTACAGTAGATGCTAGAATAAGCAAATTTCTAGCCGAAAAAATATGTTCTTAACAGGAAACTAGACGACGAAACAGAAACGTAATTATTGCAGCCAAAACAACAAGCTGTTATCACTTATTCGATAACTAAAAAATCTTATAcacacaaatcaaacaatagaatCAAACCTATATAGTATTTTGCACACACAAATTGTAATAAAGGGTCGAGAAGCATAAAAAAGCACAAGTCTGCCTCAAACATTCATAGTTTCACTGCTTTCTTGATACTCTTGATGGATGACTTCATCCCTTGAAACAAAGATGGAGATGACGGGATTCGTCTCAAGACCTTTGCACTCTCTGATCTAACAAGTCTTTTTTCCAATTTTTGTTGTTCATCTTTCcaattttttccaatttttgttTTATCAAAACCATCATTTGTTTCCTCTATTTCAACGGCTTCTTTCTTCTTATCTTGAAGGACTTGCAGCTCCTTCTTTACAGTTCTCAACTCCTTTTGTGGAAACTTCTGGTTCAGTTGTTGGATTATATCTTCAGTCTTACCAAAGGCACTTTCATTTGTTTCTTCTCGTGGATTTGTTCCTTCTTCTTGACCATTCTCTAAAAGCAATTGAAGCCATTTTTCAACATTCCCTTTACCTCGTTGGTTTCTCGTTTCATCATCTTCCTCGTCTTTTTTCTCATGAAAACCGCGGAATGAAAAACCAGGAGTTCTCTTTTCTTCGCTGATTTCTAGCTTCTGAAGTCTCTGCTCAATTAACTTCTCTTCATCCAAAGCCACAGATGATTCGATATGCTCTTCTACCTTCTGCTCGGACTCAACATTATTAGCTGCGATTTTCAGCTCCTCTTCGTTCACAGATAGGCCAGCTTCGGACGCTCTTTGTTCTTCATCCAACAAAACTCTGAGCTCTTTGTGAAAAGGTGTTCTTGGCCTCGCTCTAGGCAAATAAAAAACAGTTTTATTATTCTCCCTCTCTTCTTCGAAAGCGGAATCATCCATTCTGAATCTCTTTCTTCCTTGCTCGAATTCAGGTCTAAGCTGTTTCTCTATGTCATCTTTTTGTTTATACTTCTTATGAAACTCTTTCTCAGCATTATCACAAATTGTTCTCTGTGCTTCAAGTCTAGCCGTTAGTGCATTACTCGCAGCCTGGTTCAATCTTACCTGCTCCTTATAAATCACACTCCTTCAACAAATATATAATCGTTCAATCATTAAAACTTTTCGACTTTAATCGTAACTACCTATAAAGAAAAGTAATAATAATTTGAACTTTGGTTAATGAGGCTTACTGGTGCATGGTGTCTCTAATCATCTTCTCTAGCATGGTTCTATAAGAAGATTGAGCTTCTGCGAGGCGTCTGCATTTTTCTGCTTTCCGCTTACGTTTTATGAGCGCCAATTCGAGGTCTTGAATAACAAGCTTTTCTTCGTCGTTCTTGAGTTTCATTTCATTCACTTCATTATCCAACTTTTGCATTTCTAATTGcattttcgaagcttcttcttTTTGCTTCAAAGAATCTCTGGCCATGACAATTGCTTGGTAGGGGTTTCTAACAAAATTTGGATCTTCATTTTCGTTGccttttggttttcttgcagcCACTGAGAAAAAGACATAACATTAACATCAATATCTAATTCTCGATCTTCAAAATCATTAGTATGATTAATCTTATTAGGAGCAATGACACTGACCTATTGCAGAAGACATAGGCCTTGTCTTCTTATTGTGATCAAGCTGTCTTAAAGCTAAAGCATCATAAGGATCCCTTCGCGACTCGACTATCGCAGCCGGAGCTAGTCCAACTTCTTCGCTAAAACCAATGAAGTGTTGCGGAAAAGAATGAGAATCCACTATTTGTGTATCATTCAACTCATGATTTTCTCCTTCAGAGAACAGAAATGAAAAGCCTCTATGCCTGTCATTCACAATCACAATCACAAATATCATCATCACATACCCTCCCATCGTAATGCAAATCGAGAAACAGTATAAGTAGTAGAGAATCAGAAAACATACCTAAAATCAGATTTTGAAGAAGCGAAAATAGACAAAAACTGATTCACAGATATCCCCAATTGGAAATCCCACCATGGAACCAAGAATTCAAGTTTATTTTTCTTCCTTCTGTAAACTTGTCTTTGAACTATCCTTAGATTGCTTAGAACAGTTAAGCCTCCCCCTACAAAATTGGCATCCCAAAAGaatcaaaatcacaccaaagcctaATTTGTTTGTAGCTCAATTAAGATAATTTCAACCgaaaaatcacttatattaatCTATAAATATTCATGGAAAAGCTAAACAAAAAAGTGAGAGAAAGAGCTTAATTACTTGAACAAGGAAACCAATGATCAAAATCCCAAGCAAGAGGAGAAGCTGAATCAGCATGATAATACAAAACATTACCATAAGCATCAACTCGAATCACCGCCGGATCAAAACCAGCATTCCTAAAATTTCAACCAAACAAAATTAACATCAATCAACACATACAAACAaataaacaacacatgagaattGAAAATTTTCATGACTTGTTACCCTAGATGACTGAGCTGGTTCCACAAGATACTGACAAAGATTCTTGGTTTAGTTGTCGGTTTAGCTTTTGGATCAATAATTGGAAACATGTCATCCAAAAAACTTGCTCTTTCAACCTAAGTGAAACATTAACATTAACAAATGTTACAAATGACCCAGAACAGTTTTCACCTCAAAGattaaatttttaatacaaaaacaaagaaagaacaaatGGGTACCTCATCATCATGCAAAGCATAAGGGAGAAAACTGAAAGGAGGGCCATGGCTATAAGGACTGAAACCACGGTCACGACAGAGTTTAGCATAGGCTTTTGGGTATCCGAGGTTGTCGTTGACGACCATTTCCTCGGAAGTGAAAGTGAAACCATAATCTTGTGCCATTGTTGTTGAAATTCAAGAttgtgttgttgtttgttgttgtgaTGAGTAAATTGGGAGAGCGTGTGTTATGTTGAAGAAGTAGTAACCAACGGTCGAATTGGAATGTTACTATTTAAACCGAAAAAAAATGATTAATTCGAAATTGGAAAGTGATTCGATGTTTTACTAAGGTAACGGTTACATGAGACGGAGTAATAAAAGAGGTTGTTGTGGATTTTTTTGTAGGACCAAAGTGTCCTTGAATTTGAGATATTTCAATTCAATAAGTGGGGATtagttgtattttttttttatcaccaaCTCGTATTTTTTTTCCGAcctcctcccgatcgcagttgcaaGGATCGAACTGTGGTCCTCCTACGAAATTCAGCGTTAATATCACTGAACAAATTAATGATAGTATCGAAAATTTGAAATTAGAAAGTTGTGATAATGATTGGATTTAATTTGGTTTGAACAATAATAATTGATAATTGGGGCCACTGCCCAAAAGACCCTTTTATGTCAAGGTAAACTTTCAAAAAGAGTAATGTTTTCTTCCAAGAGATGTTCTTTGATTATTACTATCATTAATGGGGTCAGTAGATTTGAATTTAGGACCATGTTAGTTTTGGGCTTGTTGTAACTAGTAGGCCACGTTGTTTGTGGACTTGTTGTGACAAGTAGGA is part of the Vicia villosa cultivar HV-30 ecotype Madison, WI linkage group LG2, Vvil1.0, whole genome shotgun sequence genome and encodes:
- the LOC131654102 gene encoding root phototropism protein 3-like → MKKQCCKESETNQNQQLSLDYCCWFEDACILDMDYFVKTLSNIKQKGVRADLIGSIITHYASKWLPDLEASNANANANASSNANSPESATTSWIKKRFFVETLISVLPPDKDSIPCNFLLRLLRTANMVSVEATYRTELENRVSWQLDQASLKELMIPSFSHTCGTLLDVELVIRLVKRFLNLDHDGSKTGAASLVKVAKLVDCYLAEVGLDSNLSLSQFVSLAAALPTHARATDDGLYRAIDTYLKVHPSVSKQERKGLCRLIDSRKLTPEASLHAAQNERLPVRAVIQVLFTEQTKLNRHIDWSTSFSSLRSPSGYHGVLETPERSLSKREMNAQQMEIKKLKEDVRRLQSQCNAMQAQMDKMAEKKKGFFKWKKLGFSKSNGETGNVEINETQTEFGFGRQTPMDMKTRVVVKGRTPQNWRKSLS
- the LOC131654101 gene encoding uncharacterized protein LOC131654101 — translated: MAQDYGFTFTSEEMVVNDNLGYPKAYAKLCRDRGFSPYSHGPPFSFLPYALHDDEVERASFLDDMFPIIDPKAKPTTKPRIFVSILWNQLSHLGNAGFDPAVIRVDAYGNVLYYHADSASPLAWDFDHWFPCSRGGLTVLSNLRIVQRQVYRRKKNKLEFLVPWWDFQLGISVNQFLSIFASSKSDFRHRGFSFLFSEGENHELNDTQIVDSHSFPQHFIGFSEEVGLAPAAIVESRRDPYDALALRQLDHNKKTRPMSSAIVAARKPKGNENEDPNFVRNPYQAIVMARDSLKQKEEASKMQLEMQKLDNEVNEMKLKNDEEKLVIQDLELALIKRKRKAEKCRRLAEAQSSYRTMLEKMIRDTMHQSVIYKEQVRLNQAASNALTARLEAQRTICDNAEKEFHKKYKQKDDIEKQLRPEFEQGRKRFRMDDSAFEEERENNKTVFYLPRARPRTPFHKELRVLLDEEQRASEAGLSVNEEELKIAANNVESEQKVEEHIESSVALDEEKLIEQRLQKLEISEEKRTPGFSFRGFHEKKDEEDDETRNQRGKGNVEKWLQLLLENGQEEGTNPREETNESAFGKTEDIIQQLNQKFPQKELRTVKKELQVLQDKKKEAVEIEETNDGFDKTKIGKNWKDEQQKLEKRLVRSESAKVLRRIPSSPSLFQGMKSSIKSIKKAVKL